One genomic segment of Caldicellulosiruptoraceae bacterium PP1 includes these proteins:
- a CDS encoding PHP domain-containing protein, which produces MSFIDNFEVWPKIVLADKYSNIFIKDKYNQGFIKDSKEFDIYYYPLERYSPLGEYRYAEKRTIKANNNILSINQFFKSEQEHIIEIREKDSNHSFLKVNVYSLHKDLFDLRPYKGDLHMHSYYSDGQESPEFVAASCRKIGLDFMAITDHGLYAPSVQAQNYFKDLDLDFLICLGEEVHPENNPVHIINFGGNFSINEEMINNKEKYYEEVNKIKERLPEIHDEDAKYQCASCLWVFDKIRKANGLGIFCHPYWLVNEGYYISDTVISYMLENQPYDALELIGGYYKSEANSNILQVARYYEERSKGKSIPIVGVSDSHGCQNGNLFGWYYTIVFSQNLQQESIINNIKNLNSVAVEALPGETVRVYGPFRLVKYSLFLLREILPKHDKLCSNEGKLMLDYLSGDKKSLERLKNSKGQIERLYCNLWAKSE; this is translated from the coding sequence ATGAGCTTTATTGATAACTTTGAAGTATGGCCAAAAATAGTTTTAGCAGATAAATATTCTAACATATTTATAAAAGATAAATATAATCAAGGATTTATAAAAGACAGTAAGGAATTTGATATTTATTATTATCCTTTAGAAAGATATTCTCCTTTAGGTGAATATAGGTATGCAGAAAAAAGGACTATAAAAGCTAATAATAATATACTTTCAATAAATCAATTTTTTAAAAGTGAACAGGAACATATTATTGAGATAAGAGAAAAGGACTCTAATCATTCTTTCTTAAAGGTTAATGTATATTCTTTACATAAAGATTTATTTGATTTAAGACCTTATAAAGGTGATTTACATATGCATTCATATTATTCAGATGGACAAGAATCACCTGAATTTGTAGCAGCTTCATGCAGAAAAATAGGTTTAGATTTTATGGCTATAACAGATCATGGTTTGTATGCACCTTCAGTTCAAGCACAGAACTATTTTAAAGATTTAGATTTAGATTTTTTGATATGTCTTGGTGAAGAAGTACACCCAGAAAATAACCCAGTTCATATAATAAACTTTGGCGGTAATTTTAGTATAAATGAAGAAATGATTAATAATAAAGAAAAATACTATGAAGAAGTAAACAAGATAAAAGAAAGATTACCAGAAATACATGACGAGGATGCAAAATATCAATGTGCATCATGTCTGTGGGTTTTTGATAAAATAAGAAAAGCAAATGGCCTTGGTATATTCTGCCATCCATATTGGCTTGTTAATGAAGGATATTATATTTCTGATACTGTTATATCATATATGTTAGAAAATCAGCCATATGATGCTCTTGAACTCATAGGTGGATATTATAAAAGTGAAGCAAATAGTAATATATTGCAAGTTGCTAGATACTATGAAGAGAGATCAAAAGGGAAAAGTATTCCTATTGTTGGAGTAAGTGATTCACATGGGTGTCAAAATGGAAATCTTTTTGGGTGGTATTATACTATTGTATTTTCTCAAAATTTACAGCAAGAAAGTATTATAAATAATATCAAAAACTTAAATAGTGTGGCTGTTGAAGCTCTTCCAGGTGAAACAGTTAGAGTTTATGGTCCATTTAGATTAGTAAAATATTCATTATTCTTATTAAGAGAAATATTACCTAAACATGATAAATTATGCTCTAATGAAGGTAAACTAATGTTAGATTATCTATCAGGCGATAAGAAATCTTTAGAAAGATTGAAAAATTCAAAAGGACAAATAGAGAGGTTATATTGTAATCTGTGGGCTAAGTCAGAATAA
- a CDS encoding ROK family protein, which translates to MKQYVASHLKDMNRRTVYQIFEEKETLSRAEVSRITGISAPTILKITSHMMKKNILFEIGEGESDLGRKPLLLKFNPEASYTIGIDFQNEYIILGIVDLKGEIKGINKIQISSSFIDILKSDLKFYIENLIKEYNIDISKILSVGIGIPGVVNSDEYIINVAPAIGITKQVNISHEIKSLSDYFNLPIYIENDVNAAAVGEFNLRNKNSYNHLVYLTIGNGVGAGIILNKSLYKGTRYAAGEVGYMIFDKNSQTVKEDRGWLEKQIDFNTVCNLSVNESHNNQIQIILDQVTSYTALCIANIASVLDIETFIVGGDLPNMLKKPFFNKLEEYTNKFCLNNILIERQKSDFPTLVGVATIARINSIDILLAD; encoded by the coding sequence ATGAAGCAGTATGTTGCATCTCATTTAAAAGATATGAATAGAAGAACAGTATATCAGATTTTTGAAGAAAAAGAAACACTTTCTCGAGCTGAAGTTTCCAGAATAACAGGAATTTCTGCACCAACAATATTAAAAATTACATCACATATGATGAAAAAAAATATATTATTCGAAATTGGAGAAGGTGAATCTGATTTAGGTAGGAAACCTTTACTTTTAAAATTTAATCCTGAAGCATCGTATACAATTGGAATAGATTTTCAAAATGAATATATTATTTTAGGTATAGTAGATCTAAAGGGTGAAATAAAAGGTATCAATAAAATTCAGATAAGCTCTAGTTTTATTGATATATTAAAATCAGATTTAAAATTCTATATTGAAAACTTGATAAAAGAATATAACATAGACATTTCAAAAATATTAAGTGTTGGTATTGGAATACCAGGGGTAGTAAACTCTGATGAATATATAATTAATGTCGCTCCAGCTATTGGCATAACTAAACAAGTAAATATAAGTCATGAAATAAAGTCTCTGTCAGATTACTTCAACCTACCCATTTATATAGAAAATGATGTTAATGCTGCTGCAGTTGGAGAATTTAATTTAAGAAATAAAAATTCTTATAATCATCTTGTATACCTTACTATAGGTAATGGTGTAGGTGCTGGAATAATACTAAACAAATCATTGTATAAAGGCACTAGATATGCTGCTGGTGAAGTTGGTTATATGATTTTTGATAAGAATTCGCAAACTGTTAAAGAAGACAGAGGTTGGTTAGAAAAACAAATTGATTTTAATACAGTATGTAATCTATCTGTTAATGAATCTCATAACAACCAAATACAGATAATTTTAGATCAGGTTACATCATATACAGCTTTATGTATTGCTAATATAGCTTCAGTGCTTGATATTGAAACATTTATTGTTGGCGGGGATCTTCCTAATATGTTAAAAAAACCTTTCTTTAATAAATTAGAAGAATATACTAATAAATTCTGTTTGAATAATATATTAATTGAAAGGCAAAAATCAGATTTTCCTACATTAGTTGGTGTTGCTACAATTGCTCGAATTAATTCAATTGATATTTTATTAGCAGATTAA
- a CDS encoding PfkB family carbohydrate kinase produces MNIDLINSIVDKLKYNKDILKQFNVTLGFDGFIDVILRPIKKGNSLKVENYFSEISELGHYLLYHSGKSCSIELKEFSSKIGGNTAIFGNALYELGTNVTCIGAFGYPEIHPQFLELASKCNLVSVENPGTSLALEFLDGKVMLAMNNGINNLSWDLIEDRVGTDKLKSYYGKSDLICLLNWGELPFSTDIWNNLYENILAHINNNKYIFIDFSNFSRKNKNQVRDLIKVISKLHKKFNVIISLNENELKDLCNALDIDRRQSLEEIASKIMDTLGVYCLLFHFYKDCMVFSNRYFVKFDNLIIENPSITTGGGDNFNAGFCIALLLGLNLSECLLVASLTASFYVKNGYSPSLDDLVSFIQNEILI; encoded by the coding sequence TTGAACATTGATTTAATTAATAGTATAGTAGACAAACTAAAGTATAATAAAGACATTTTAAAACAATTTAATGTAACTTTAGGCTTTGATGGTTTTATTGATGTTATTTTGCGTCCAATTAAAAAAGGAAATAGCTTAAAAGTTGAAAATTATTTTTCAGAGATTAGCGAATTAGGACACTATTTATTATATCATTCAGGTAAAAGTTGTTCTATTGAGCTCAAAGAGTTTAGCTCAAAAATTGGTGGAAATACTGCAATATTTGGAAATGCATTATATGAATTGGGCACAAATGTTACTTGTATAGGTGCATTTGGATATCCAGAAATTCACCCTCAATTTTTAGAACTTGCTTCAAAATGTAACCTTGTATCAGTAGAAAACCCTGGTACAAGCTTAGCACTTGAATTTTTGGATGGTAAAGTAATGTTAGCAATGAATAATGGTATAAATAATCTTAGTTGGGATTTAATTGAGGATAGAGTTGGAACTGATAAATTAAAATCATATTATGGAAAAAGTGATCTTATTTGCCTTTTAAATTGGGGTGAATTGCCTTTTTCAACAGATATATGGAATAATCTTTATGAAAACATTTTAGCTCATATTAATAATAATAAATACATTTTTATTGATTTTTCTAATTTCAGTAGAAAGAACAAAAATCAAGTAAGAGATCTTATAAAGGTTATATCAAAGTTACACAAAAAGTTTAATGTAATCATTAGCTTAAATGAAAACGAACTTAAAGATTTATGTAATGCTTTAGATATTGATAGGAGACAATCTCTTGAAGAAATAGCAAGCAAGATTATGGATACTTTAGGAGTCTACTGCTTATTATTTCATTTTTATAAAGATTGTATGGTCTTTAGCAATAGATATTTCGTAAAGTTTGATAATTTAATTATAGAAAATCCAAGCATAACTACAGGTGGAGGAGATAATTTTAACGCTGGCTTTTGTATTGCTTTACTCTTGGGTTTAAATTTATCTGAATGCCTATTAGTAGCCTCACTCACTGCAAGTTTTTATGTAAAAAATGGTTATAGTCCGAGTTTAGATGATTTAGTAAGCTTCATACAAAATGAAATATTAATATAA
- a CDS encoding alpha-glucosidase/alpha-galactosidase, translating into MKTPKIVFIGAGSMSFGMSTFRDIFTEPMLAGATLSLVDIDPVNLERMYNLAVKMNEVTGMGIKIEKTTERRDVLKGANFVINSIAIERCELWKHDFFVPKKYGIRHCLGENGGPGALFFGMRTIPVIMDIVKDMEELCPDAYFLNFSNPETRIVLAVNKYSKIKCIGLCHGIFMAQHDIAKILGRPAESIEVLGAGMNHFQWILEIRDKETGEDLYPLFREKEKTFDPKFNPYSRRIFRYFGYYPTPSDDHLGEYQAYGYEAGEHGYNFEWDAQERIRMAEEIAKIISGELDVKPILTKSGEKAVEVITSIFFNKRRFIESAIVYNDGCITNLPDDIAVEVPIITDATGIHKMHIGELPLAIKSLLNMQVGPQQLSVEAAVQGSKEIALQALLCDPVINSIDAAIKTLDELWEINKAYIRNCI; encoded by the coding sequence ATGAAAACTCCAAAGATAGTTTTTATTGGTGCTGGAAGTATGTCTTTTGGTATGTCAACTTTTAGAGATATTTTTACTGAACCAATGTTAGCTGGTGCAACTTTATCACTTGTTGATATTGATCCTGTTAATTTAGAGAGAATGTACAATTTAGCTGTAAAAATGAATGAAGTTACAGGTATGGGAATTAAAATTGAAAAAACAACAGAAAGAAGAGATGTTTTAAAAGGAGCTAACTTTGTAATCAATAGCATAGCTATTGAACGTTGCGAACTTTGGAAGCATGACTTTTTTGTTCCTAAAAAATATGGTATTAGACACTGTTTAGGAGAAAACGGTGGACCTGGAGCTTTGTTTTTTGGTATGAGAACCATCCCTGTTATTATGGACATTGTAAAAGATATGGAAGAATTGTGCCCTGATGCATACTTTTTAAACTTTTCAAATCCTGAAACAAGAATAGTATTAGCAGTTAATAAGTATTCCAAAATAAAATGCATTGGCCTTTGTCATGGAATATTTATGGCACAACACGATATTGCAAAGATATTAGGACGTCCTGCTGAAAGTATTGAAGTACTTGGTGCAGGTATGAATCACTTCCAGTGGATTTTAGAGATTAGAGATAAAGAAACTGGAGAAGATCTATATCCATTGTTTAGAGAAAAAGAAAAAACATTTGATCCAAAATTTAATCCTTATTCAAGAAGGATATTCAGATACTTTGGCTATTATCCAACACCTTCTGATGATCACCTTGGAGAGTATCAAGCTTATGGTTATGAAGCAGGAGAACATGGTTATAATTTCGAATGGGATGCACAGGAAAGAATTAGGATGGCTGAAGAGATTGCAAAAATAATATCTGGCGAATTAGATGTAAAACCTATTCTAACAAAATCAGGAGAAAAAGCAGTTGAAGTTATAACATCTATTTTCTTTAATAAAAGAAGATTTATTGAGTCAGCAATTGTATACAATGATGGCTGTATCACAAACCTACCTGATGATATTGCTGTTGAAGTACCAATTATTACAGATGCTACTGGAATTCATAAGATGCACATAGGTGAACTACCATTGGCTATTAAAAGTCTTTTAAATATGCAGGTTGGGCCCCAACAGTTGTCAGTTGAAGCAGCAGTTCAGGGATCTAAAGAGATTGCTTTACAAGCTCTATTGTGTGACCCTGTTATAAATAGTATTGATGCTGCAATAAAAACTCTTGATGAACTTTGGGAGATTAATAAAGCATATATAAGAAATTGTATATAA
- a CDS encoding glucosamine-6-phosphate deaminase, producing MDIKIFESYHELSKQIAIIIANIVKNKPNAILCLAAGHTSLGIFEEMIKLSNEGYVSFDKCIFVSLDEWAGLGKGDDGSCIDFMYNNLFIPLKINNENIVFYDGKANLQNECNKIDSYLKDNGPIDFMLLGLGMNGHIGLNEPGVSFDKYSHIVELDNTTKIVGQKYFNKETTLSYGITMGFLHIKEAKQVILAVSSKNKAEIVKKLLDSEPNFLLPASYLKNLSNCSLYLDKDAAMLI from the coding sequence GTGGACATAAAGATTTTTGAAAGTTATCATGAACTATCAAAACAAATAGCAATAATAATTGCAAATATAGTGAAAAATAAACCAAATGCTATCCTCTGCCTGGCTGCTGGGCATACATCATTAGGAATATTTGAAGAAATGATAAAATTATCCAATGAAGGTTATGTTTCATTTGATAAATGCATCTTTGTAAGCCTTGATGAATGGGCTGGATTAGGCAAAGGTGATGATGGCAGTTGTATTGACTTTATGTATAATAATCTTTTTATACCGTTGAAAATTAACAATGAAAATATTGTCTTTTATGATGGTAAAGCAAATCTTCAAAATGAATGCAACAAGATTGATAGCTATTTAAAAGATAACGGCCCTATCGATTTTATGCTCTTAGGATTAGGAATGAATGGGCATATTGGATTAAATGAGCCGGGTGTTTCATTTGATAAATATTCTCATATTGTCGAATTAGACAACACAACTAAAATTGTTGGACAGAAATATTTCAATAAAGAAACTACTCTGTCTTATGGTATAACAATGGGTTTTCTTCATATTAAAGAAGCAAAACAAGTTATTTTAGCAGTTAGCTCAAAAAATAAGGCTGAAATTGTAAAGAAGCTTTTAGATTCGGAACCTAATTTCCTCCTCCCTGCTAGCTATTTAAAAAATCTATCTAACTGCTCTTTGTATCTTGATAAAGATGCTGCAATGTTAATTTAA